From Hippoglossus hippoglossus isolate fHipHip1 chromosome 14, fHipHip1.pri, whole genome shotgun sequence:
TTCAGCTGTTCACTAATGTTGAGTTTAACTGATGAGACATTTCACTGATAAAACTGAACAGGGTTGATGTATCTTTAGGTCAGACATTAGTGGTTAgatcataataatattaataataataataataataatctttatttatagagcacttttcaaaacatatgttacaaagtgctttacaaaggcAGCAAGTTAAAAACAGAGCGATCATAAAACATCAGGTTTAGAAGAAACAGGTCAAATAAATTAGTGTATAAATACCAGTGCCGTGTGAAAATGTTCAACGAAATGAATTAAAAGACAGTTATAAAGAAAGTTAGGACTCAGGTAAAATCAGGAAATGCTCTCCGATGTAATTCCTGTAAttcaaaaaaagacaaatatgacCATTTATGATTCACCAACTTAATTTCAGTATAATTTTCTGGTGAAGGTGACCTACTGTATCACTGATTCATTCCTCATCATTATCCATTGAGGGTCATATGAGAGCAGGAGGTCGGGGTACTAGAGGCAGGATACATCCTGGACAGCTCATCAGTTCATCtcagggccgacatacagagacaaacaaccacacattcacacctacagacactTTAAGGGTCTCCACTTAACCTGCTACTGTGTTTAAGCTGAGGGCAGCGTTCAGAGTAACTGAGGAAAACCCCCACaggcacagggagaacatggAACCTCAACAAAAAACAGGTTTAAAGAATCAGAACACTAAAAAGTGTGTAAAGTgtaatcttattattattattattattgatgttattattattattattgttagtattattaTCTTTGTTATTTATTGAACGACTTTAAAGACTCTGTAAGTTACGATGCCAACTACAGATCAGTGCTACATGAACATGAAACACATACAAGTGGGTGAGTAATTATAAAAGCAAATAGGAATCTTAAATTAAAATCTACTTTTCCAGTTGTCGTGATGAATGCAAAAGTCAGTGGTGAACAATGAATGTACTTTGCATACTGTATaatgaaagctccagaaaaacaTTACTGTGCACTTGTTCCCCtaaagtttttaattgtttttattcttaataGGTGCAACTGAGATTAATTAGCGTGAAGTTTAAACACAAAAAGCTTCAGTTGTTTCAGACAAGGTCGTTAACTATGACTCTCTGGTGACGTTTCTCTCATTAGAGTCGTTTTGTTTGCTCACAATCGTCTGTTTAATGAGAAATTCATCCTCAGGGAACTTGATGCAATAGACGAGTCTGTTGCACTGTGAAAACCAAGTTCTCAAAAAGTTCTCAAAGTTTTATAAAGTGTCTCATGAACGTGTTGGAAGAGtaaatttatttgtatctaAATAAGCAACATTATTTCATGTGACCAAGCACAAGAGAGAAACTGTGGACCTCCTgacttcttcacttcttcacaggaggtcagaggtcgtccTCAGCAGGTCGAACGGTTTCTTTGCTCATGGTCAAAGTGGACTGGATCTCAGCTGTTTGATCAGGAAAGACTCAGACTTAATACTGAATTTATATGAATGACAAACTTGTGAATCAAACCTCCACATTTGTAGTTTTTGTCAATTATTCAGTTCAGGGATATTAAATGACTTAAGGTTATAAGGTGGTGATGAAGGGAAAAGGAACCAATCAACCCGATCATTacataaaaagataaagacCAGAGTTGCCAAAGAAAGTGGTTCacatattataaataaaatatatgaaatcaaGTCTTTAATACTTGAACccaattattatcattattatttgtattattggtatttggaagaagaagaagaagaagaagaagaagaagaagaagaagaagaagaagaagaagaagaagagtacTAACAACAATCATGTTGTATAGCACTTTATAAAACATTCAGTTAAACAGTTCTATCAAAGAACGGTGAGATGATCGAACTCATCAAATCATTTAGATCAGAACAATTAGGAGTTTGTTTTGATCCAGTTAAATCCAAATCTGACCTCTGGCGCTTCTCTCTATGGATTCAATTAAACGGCTTTGACTTCCTCTGTATCAGTTGGACGTAGAAATCTCTGGAGGTTGATGAGGAAAGTATATTTTCTGCCGTCAAAGAGtccaacagctgctgcagacacttCTGCTGCAGGAGTCGCTGTCACGCAGGGTTGAAGTCAACCTGGAAATCAGGTGAGATTCTGTGACTGAGTTTTTTGAACTGGACTAAATATGATGTAAACCCTTCAGTGATCCATGTTTGTACCATGTTgtgattttctctctttctcagacTGAAGAAGCTGTGTGAGCTCAACTATGTCTTTTCCCAGGACTGTTTTAAACGACTCTGTCATCGTTCGTCCTCCGGGCTTCTACATCATTGGATTTCAGATGTATCCCTCCATCAGCGTCTACTTCATCTTCCTGGCGTTTGTCTACGTGGTCACGGTTCTCTTCAACAGTTTGGTGATCTACGTCATTGCCTTTAACCACTGTTTGCACACGCCAAAGTTTCTGGCCGTGGTCAACCTGGCAGTGATCGACGTGATCCTGAACACGTGCACGATTCCCAGCATGATAAAGATATTTCTGGTGAAGGACAATTTCATTCCTTTCAACTTGTGCTTGgttcaaatgtttttctacTATGCTTTTGGAACTCTGGAGTCGTGCGCTCTTGCTATACTTGCCTACGACCGGTTGATCGCGATATGTTTCCCCCTGCGTCACAATTCCATCAACACCCTGCAGAACATGTCTTGTATCGTGGGCCTGACGTGGTGCTTTGCTGTGGGAATCACTGCATTTTCTGTGGCTATAATGAATCGACTGTCTTTCTGCAACTCTGTCAGAGTCCTCAGCTACTTCTGTGACTATGCACCTGTGTTCAGACTCGCCTGTAATGACTACACCATGCACTGGTCTGTGGCCTCTCTGTTCACTTACCTGCTCCTCGTTGGACCCTTCACTTTTATCCTCCTGTCTTATCTCAGCATCCTGGTGACAGTGTTGAGGATGAAATCGCTGGACAGTCGGGTCAAAGCTTTGGCCACGTGTGTCGAGCACCTGATCCTCGTCGCTGTGTTTTACATTCCTCTCATCACCATTTTCACCATAGGGTTTTACCTGCGAATCATCGACACGGACCAGCGAGTGCTGAGCCTGTCACTGGCCTCTTGTCTTCCACCCTGCGTGAATCCCATTGTGTATTCTCTGAAAACCAAAGAGATCAAAACCAGAGCCCTGGCGCTGGTGAGAAAAGATAAGTTTGGGGCAGACCGTTTTAAGAGCAAATCTCGCAGGGTTCttccatgaaaaaaaaatctggaccCTGAGTGTTTTTTGAAGACGGTTGAATTTTTAGGAAATTCCCCGAGCTCTGGGAGGTTTCTTAATTAGAAACAAGACTGTCACAAATCTTTGCCATTCCAGATTTTAATTAACTGATGAATTGTTGCCTTTCTATGGTTTAAATCATGTACAGTATTCGAATAAAATTAGCTGAAAGGTTTCAAAGGAGGCCAAAtgtagaatataaataaatagtttctttacagtttgttttctcttgaaGGTTTTATGCTGTAAATGTACATCTGTGTGCTCtgttgcattttaaatgttctgaCCAGCAAATGAGTCTAAGATGTTCTTTTGGAGAAACTGATAAAaacaagttgttttcttttgttggaaaaaattgaaaatgagTTGGACTCACTAATACAACATCCCGGTACATGTACTCCTCATATCATTCGTATTCACAGTATGGACAATGATATTATGATGAGgggctgccctctagtggatctATGTGTATAGTGCTGTATGATATGTTGTATGATGTGCTGTATAATATGTGAGGGGCAGTGAATCGCCCCTCACATATTATTTCATGggacttaaaaaataaaagtcccatgaaataaataaatgtggcattatgaaataaatgtaccgtgaaataaataaatgtcgtCTTTTGAAAAATATCACTTTGAAATAactaattgtatttatttaagtaaatggtttcagttatatatttataatttgttatatttatatattttttgccatatatttttatttcagggttTATTTCATAGccatatttagttatttatgtatttatttacctatttatttaatttcGACTCAAACGGCATTccatacataaacacatagtggaataaaagaaacagctgTTTCAAAGACAACGTTCATTAAGGGCAATTAAATGAGTTAAATTcctattaaaataatgaaaaaagaaaaaattgttATCTATATCATAAAGATTGTggtttaaattaaatgtctcTCTGCTCAGGCAGCACAGGGAAAACATCTGGAAGATAaacaagaagaataaaaagaagcaCAATGTGACAACAGGGAAACTGAAAGGACAAACAACGAGGGAGgaagagcaagaggaggagaggctggtGACTAGAAGTGTGCGTTAGCAGGCAGTAAAGTTAATGTGCAGTTCAGCCTGTTtgttattcaattcaattcaagtGTAGTGGAATAAAAAGTCTTTCTcagatcattaaaaaaacaagagcgGTTTTAAAGACAACATTCATTAGGTGCAATCAAGAGAGTtaaattgataataaaataatgaataaagaaaaaacataatagctatgaaaaatatttacacatgaCAACAGGATTCAATGTAATTTACTGTTCTTCTCCATACAAGGACTTTAGCACGACTATGatacatgttgtttttgtatcttCAGTACTTATCCTCagaacattttagtttttattgtacAAAGTCTTTATCCTGGCTCTGATCTTAAGctctattttatttaaattttcttcattttgttttatttcattttattcttttctaatTTGTAACATTGTTACCCTTATATTTCTGCCACTTTCGCCCTAATGTTAACTAATGTGTGATCTTCAAAGTATCTTTCattgtttcctattgtttgacTCCAATTCTTCATTTCCACCTCGTAAAGCTCcttgtaactttgtttttcaaggtgctgtataaataaagattattatcattattgttgcTGCATGTTTTTAGAGTTACTTTCATGATGATCTCTGTTAACGAAAAAGTAAACAGCAAATATATGTTGTTTAAAATGAACTTGTCAATAAATTAtcacatatttaacatttatttgctTAACTGAGCCTCGACAGAGTGACAAGTTAGTCCTCTTGTTTCTGGAAACACTTTATGTGTTTTGATAGCAACATTTTGCACttgtgagctgctgtgattatatttatatgttgttgtttgtactttattttcatttttagacaTAAACATTTAGACATAAACCTTTTGTGTCTGCAATGAAGTTGAATATCTCTGAGACCTCTGACATATGAACACATTATCATTGTGCAGTTTCCAGAGTCGTAAAGAAAAATATCgacagtgttttcatttaaacacacatgtaatatTAACCTTTATTCACCGATCagtgcatatacacacacatagataggGATACAGATAGGTAGTGGACACAGTGTGTGGAGAAAGACAtacaaaccatagactgtatatataatgggcgtagggtccgtgacgtcacccgttggtttctgaagagtgaaaatgaggctagtagtaggcgttcacccggcgccatcttgccggtgctgactcctcctagttcctggctaaccaataaatgggcaaagaggaggagcgcgagtgaagactgacagctgagccacgcccgcagagctcaatttacctggttagctcaggctaaggagctaggctacatgctacccgcGGCTGCTAACCGGCTAGCGCTGCGGTGTTGCTGGTTCCGGATGGTCGCGATCTTTACAACGAACTCACtagaggtaagtaaccttgaaactacacaacaacaaaacccattgctttatctattatcataatcatatgcttacatgcctcaaggggtttttaatatgtaattgttataaaagtaaccgtttatttaacacgtgtaatgaacagattgaagcaaattaactacactactacagagtcgtgtgtttggttgtgacttgattttaataagttaataaattaatatcaatacgctacatgtgtaagttgcatgtgatagtaactatatgtttcacaaatgttctgatacaggctggtataaccaccattatTATagccaccttgtttatttagcctgttatggaatttacagtgaattagacagtttagataagattataatctccacacaccactgttgtaaacagttctcatatttattatataattgtgttttcacactgagaagtggagagacttgatgtggactgttatcaacagctctgtgggagattatcaccttgaatattacagatgaggtagaaagacattttatctatttgtacaatgttatatttctttcagtacattacatttcatttagctgatgcttttatccaaagcgacttacaatatgtgcatttaaccatgagggtacaaacccagagcccagtacattggttctgtctgaaatctgtggtgcttccacctgctgaacacagaataaactgtaagaaccagtctttgctggaacatacacaacataaaacatccttttatagtgagtttcttcttttcattagatgaagcactgcagcacctgatgtcctcagcatccactgtggcagcagcaacatggtggagatcggcagcttcaggctggtcaacatgaggacgacctgcaccagcttcatctgcacaacacttcatgttttcctcccttaactaaagatggcctgcaGCTGTTTAgagtcattgctaagtgtcatggataatagagttaatttctatattcattatggttggttaaaaaaatgaacacttatcagaacaatgtttgtcttttactttctgatttgatacactttagataaaaacccagtgttttatttttcttctttgccataagagacagaacacggtcagcacagctgtgtccttcaggctcgtccgtccctaataaaatgacaggaaacataaaagtatggcattattgtagaggaagtgttacttatgaacaaagtttgtatccttattttctgtggatattcaactatgtatttgaatatggttttggattaaacagtgcactaccaagacaatgaatgtacagtatggagttcttccacattaatagtattgcatttataatttaatgcattatgtgcaatactttgctttgattgtttgtaagttatgaaaacaggtctgtacctggagtcagtgttgaagtgatgactcagtgttcagtctggttggattccactcgtgtctcatgttggacatccacaggtgcaggctgtctgagtcacctagaggaacattcaacacaaatacacagatatgtaaagtcatacatgtgccaggttaactccttaacagacttttacatggtaaaaataaaagtttat
This genomic window contains:
- the LOC117774809 gene encoding olfactory receptor 1M1-like, with the protein product MSFPRTVLNDSVIVRPPGFYIIGFQMYPSISVYFIFLAFVYVVTVLFNSLVIYVIAFNHCLHTPKFLAVVNLAVIDVILNTCTIPSMIKIFLVKDNFIPFNLCLVQMFFYYAFGTLESCALAILAYDRLIAICFPLRHNSINTLQNMSCIVGLTWCFAVGITAFSVAIMNRLSFCNSVRVLSYFCDYAPVFRLACNDYTMHWSVASLFTYLLLVGPFTFILLSYLSILVTVLRMKSLDSRVKALATCVEHLILVAVFYIPLITIFTIGFYLRIIDTDQRVLSLSLASCLPPCVNPIVYSLKTKEIKTRALALVRKDKFGADRFKSKSRRVLP